The Peribacillus sp. FSL E2-0218 genome contains a region encoding:
- a CDS encoding DHA2 family efflux MFS transporter permease subunit: MNQDKKTFTKIRTGPMFAVMLAGALVAFLNQTLINIALPQLMNHFQISAATANWLTTIFLLVNGIVIPITAFLMERFNTRQLYLASMGLFALGTLLCGIAPTFSVLLIGRVVQAAGAGILFPLITNVIFTLFPPNKRGFAMGIFGIAMNFAPAIGPTLSGWIVQNYSWRVLFFIIFPFALLDFIFALFIIKKVGETSRPKLDKIGVILSTLGFGGVLYGFATGGTKGWGSFEVLTMFLVGGMSLGLFVWRQFTVTHPILEFRIFRYRMFTLTTIINVIATMGMFSGMIIMPIYMQNIRGFTPLESGLMLLPGGILMGIMSPITGKLFDRFGARWLAVSGLAITIITTFLLTRLETDTSFSYVVAVYTIRMLGMSLLMMPIFTAGLNELALSLNKYGTAMVNTLRMVAGAVGMAFFVSIMTNQGTKHVQGILTQQHISPENKRQMAMAIKQGNVMGVNDAFMIATWLTIVAFILAFYIRRTSPQEDTITNLLSKKHAT, from the coding sequence ATGAATCAAGACAAAAAAACCTTTACTAAAATTCGAACAGGCCCCATGTTTGCGGTGATGCTTGCTGGTGCTCTAGTCGCTTTCTTGAATCAGACTTTGATCAATATCGCGTTGCCTCAATTGATGAATCATTTTCAAATATCAGCCGCAACCGCCAATTGGCTTACAACCATCTTCTTGTTGGTGAATGGGATTGTCATCCCGATTACGGCTTTCTTAATGGAACGATTCAATACGAGACAATTATATCTTGCTTCGATGGGACTGTTTGCGCTAGGCACTTTATTATGCGGAATTGCCCCTACCTTCTCCGTCTTACTGATCGGACGTGTCGTTCAAGCTGCAGGCGCAGGTATATTATTCCCCTTGATTACAAACGTTATTTTCACTTTATTTCCCCCTAATAAACGCGGCTTTGCGATGGGCATATTTGGAATAGCGATGAATTTCGCCCCAGCCATAGGGCCTACGTTATCTGGATGGATTGTACAAAATTATTCCTGGCGCGTTCTGTTTTTCATCATTTTCCCATTCGCTCTCCTTGACTTTATCTTTGCCCTTTTCATCATTAAAAAAGTGGGTGAAACTAGCAGGCCAAAACTCGATAAGATTGGCGTGATTTTATCGACTCTCGGATTCGGCGGGGTTTTATACGGATTTGCAACAGGGGGTACCAAGGGTTGGGGCAGTTTCGAAGTCCTGACTATGTTCCTTGTTGGAGGGATGAGTTTAGGTTTATTTGTCTGGAGGCAATTCACTGTAACGCATCCTATCTTGGAATTCAGGATATTTCGTTACCGGATGTTCACATTAACGACAATCATCAACGTTATCGCGACCATGGGAATGTTTTCCGGTATGATCATCATGCCGATCTATATGCAGAATATCCGTGGCTTCACTCCCCTGGAATCTGGCCTCATGCTGTTGCCCGGCGGCATTTTAATGGGAATCATGTCCCCTATCACAGGGAAGTTGTTTGATCGGTTTGGCGCGAGATGGCTGGCGGTAAGCGGGCTTGCCATTACCATCATCACCACCTTCCTTTTAACCCGTCTTGAAACGGATACATCCTTTTCATATGTGGTGGCGGTATATACGATAAGAATGCTCGGCATGTCGTTATTGATGATGCCCATCTTCACAGCCGGATTGAATGAATTGGCACTTAGCCTGAATAAATATGGAACAGCCATGGTCAATACATTGAGGATGGTTGCAGGTGCTGTTGGCATGGCTTTCTTTGTATCCATCATGACCAATCAGGGAACGAAACATGTACAAGGGATCTTAACTCAACAACACATCTCACCAGAAAATAAACGCCAAATGGCCATGGCCATCAAACAAGGAAACGTAATGGGAGTAAATGACGCATTCATGATCGCAACATGGTTAACAATAGTTGCTTTCATACTCGCCTTTTACATACGGCGAACTTCACCGCAGGAAGATACCATCACGAATCTTCTCTCAAAAAAACATGCAACTTGA
- a CDS encoding GNAT family N-acetyltransferase → MKISQTKDFQLVAKLNEYVHGLHSNLYPAHFKEYNHENVKAGFKSLFQNERFIFLLVEDDGEAVGYAWIETREYPENPFKKAYKSVYVHQISIVDTQRNKGYGSSLMKRIEEIAIEKGIDVLELDYWSGNSVAKQFYQNQDFTKYREFVHKQL, encoded by the coding sequence ATGAAAATAAGTCAAACGAAGGACTTCCAATTGGTGGCTAAATTAAATGAATATGTGCACGGTTTACACTCGAATTTATATCCTGCCCATTTTAAGGAATATAATCATGAGAATGTGAAGGCTGGTTTCAAAAGCCTCTTTCAAAACGAACGTTTCATTTTCCTGCTGGTGGAAGATGATGGCGAAGCGGTAGGCTATGCATGGATAGAGACAAGGGAATATCCCGAAAATCCATTTAAAAAAGCTTATAAGTCCGTTTATGTACATCAAATCAGCATAGTCGATACGCAAAGGAATAAGGGATATGGGTCAAGCCTTATGAAACGGATAGAAGAAATTGCCATCGAGAAGGGAATAGATGTATTGGAATTGGATTATTGGTCAGGGAACAGTGTGGCAAAGCAGTTTTATCAAAACCAAGATTTTACAAAATACAGGGAATTTGTGCATAAACAGTTGTGA
- a CDS encoding DoxX family protein, which yields MKKTNSLYWVFTGLLVALMGIGSIPDILSAPDAVALFKHLGYPAYLLPFLGIAKLLGIVAILVPGFPRIKEWAYAGMTFDLTGAMYSTIVVGDPVSSWLFFVIGFILIAGSYIYHHKRSKAASVLTTDSITT from the coding sequence ATGAAAAAAACAAATAGCCTATACTGGGTTTTCACCGGGCTGCTCGTGGCCTTAATGGGCATTGGTTCCATTCCCGATATCTTGTCTGCTCCTGATGCAGTCGCGTTATTTAAGCATTTGGGTTATCCTGCCTACCTCCTGCCGTTTCTTGGAATCGCAAAACTATTAGGTATTGTGGCAATCCTTGTTCCAGGCTTTCCTCGAATCAAGGAATGGGCTTATGCCGGAATGACATTCGATTTGACGGGTGCCATGTACTCAACCATCGTTGTCGGCGATCCCGTAAGTAGTTGGCTTTTTTTCGTCATCGGATTTATTTTGATAGCTGGGTCTTATATTTATCATCACAAAAGAAGCAAAGCCGCTTCAGTGCTTACTACCGATAGCATCACGACCTGA
- a CDS encoding DUF1048 domain-containing protein — protein MMEMFKKMIGDKREYKVMMARVDALPEDYQFVFKKIQAYMWNFSAGNGMDMLRMQYELIDLFEAGAAEGRQVLEITGDDVASFADELVANAKTYVAKYREDLNATIVNRLGKNKFNK, from the coding sequence ATGATGGAAATGTTCAAAAAAATGATTGGTGATAAAAGAGAATACAAGGTGATGATGGCGCGGGTCGATGCCCTTCCGGAGGATTACCAGTTTGTGTTTAAGAAAATTCAAGCCTACATGTGGAATTTCTCAGCTGGTAACGGGATGGATATGCTTCGCATGCAGTATGAATTAATCGATTTGTTCGAAGCTGGTGCAGCGGAAGGCAGGCAAGTCTTGGAAATAACAGGGGATGACGTGGCGTCCTTTGCCGACGAACTAGTGGCAAACGCTAAAACCTATGTCGCCAAATATCGTGAAGATTTAAATGCGACTATCGTTAATCGATTGGGAAAAAATAAATTTAATAAATGA
- a CDS encoding GyrI-like domain-containing protein, translated as MLTYDSRGRWGAASRRHSTNLEIIFEQWFPFSGYEHSGGPELERYKTKQPQADYGQVQASIYVPIIERG; from the coding sequence TTGTTAACTTACGACTCCAGAGGTCGATGGGGCGCAGCTTCAAGACGCCATTCAACAAACCTGGAAATCATATTTGAACAATGGTTTCCTTTTTCGGGTTATGAACACTCTGGAGGACCAGAGCTTGAACGATATAAGACGAAACAGCCACAAGCCGATTATGGACAGGTTCAAGCCAGTATATATGTTCCAATCATCGAGCGAGGCTAA
- a CDS encoding PadR family transcriptional regulator — translation MENLTEMLKGSLEGCVLEIISRHETYGYEITRRLNELGFTEVVEGTVYTILVRLEKKKLVNIEKKPSDMGPPRKFYSLNDAGREELELFWEKWAFVSSKINVLKSI, via the coding sequence ATGGAAAATTTAACTGAAATGCTGAAGGGGTCGCTGGAAGGCTGCGTGCTCGAAATCATCAGCCGCCACGAAACTTATGGCTACGAGATTACCCGCCGCCTCAACGAGCTTGGGTTCACTGAAGTCGTGGAAGGGACGGTCTACACCATCCTCGTTCGCTTAGAAAAGAAAAAACTGGTGAACATAGAAAAGAAACCGTCAGATATGGGACCGCCCCGCAAGTTTTATTCACTTAATGATGCCGGCCGCGAGGAACTTGAATTGTTTTGGGAAAAATGGGCTTTTGTTTCCTCAAAAATCAACGTCTTAAAGTCAATTTAG
- a CDS encoding DUF2269 domain-containing protein, with product MIAFIIRVAVILLMLILTMVFIAKKIPRKMRHKQKQWWVIAHILFVIVYFCGIAGQLVVLFSMASFSEKGSIHAGLKFISYFDDYLTIPGAMGSFVTGVWIALRTNWGGLTAYYWIMAKWIGNILAILLGSTITGNVVHNLFPKILSSDVEPSQNPLYFQSRQVLFLGMGISLTILTFLVVISYLKPWGKRKK from the coding sequence GTGATCGCGTTTATCATAAGGGTAGCAGTGATACTATTGATGTTGATATTGACAATGGTATTCATCGCTAAAAAAATACCAAGAAAAATGCGCCACAAGCAAAAACAATGGTGGGTCATTGCACATATCCTTTTTGTTATTGTGTATTTCTGTGGCATTGCGGGTCAATTAGTCGTTCTATTTTCAATGGCTTCCTTTTCAGAAAAAGGGTCCATTCATGCGGGACTTAAATTCATCAGTTATTTTGACGATTATTTAACGATTCCAGGCGCGATGGGCTCCTTCGTTACAGGAGTTTGGATCGCACTACGTACCAATTGGGGAGGACTTACAGCCTATTATTGGATCATGGCCAAGTGGATCGGTAACATCTTGGCGATTTTATTAGGGTCAACGATCACTGGTAATGTCGTACATAATCTATTCCCAAAAATTCTTTCCAGTGATGTGGAGCCCTCACAAAACCCCCTTTATTTTCAGAGTCGGCAAGTCTTGTTTTTAGGTATGGGGATCAGCTTAACGATTTTAACTTTTTTAGTCGTGATTTCTTATCTGAAACCGTGGGGAAAAAGAAAGAAATAA